The following coding sequences are from one Homalodisca vitripennis isolate AUS2020 chromosome 7, UT_GWSS_2.1, whole genome shotgun sequence window:
- the LOC124366590 gene encoding uncharacterized protein LOC124366590 isoform X1, with translation MIISIALGFLVAMTEVSGVPMPEPRPGPLPAPAALPRAAPGPRPCEPFYGYGGYGYHYATDNVEYLPYQYSGFPGHGLGYAFDCNSYDVYPYYGSNNFLY, from the coding sequence GATTTTTGGTGGCCATGACGGAAGTATCTGGTGTCCCCATGCCGGAGCCCCGTCCTGGTCCACTGCCAGCCCCCGCCGCCCTTCCTCGAGCCGCCCCTGGGCCCCGTCCATGTGAGCCGTTCTACGGTTACGGAGGCTACGGATATCACTACGCCACAGATAATGTGGAGTATTTGCCCTACCAGTACAGTGGATTTCCGGGACATGGTTTGGGATACGCTTTTGACTGTAATTCCTACGATGTGTACCCATACTATGGATCCAATAACTttctttattaa
- the LOC124366590 gene encoding uncharacterized protein LOC124366590 isoform X2 — protein sequence MTEVSGVPMPEPRPGPLPAPAALPRAAPGPRPCEPFYGYGGYGYHYATDNVEYLPYQYSGFPGHGLGYAFDCNSYDVYPYYGSNNFLY from the coding sequence ATGACGGAAGTATCTGGTGTCCCCATGCCGGAGCCCCGTCCTGGTCCACTGCCAGCCCCCGCCGCCCTTCCTCGAGCCGCCCCTGGGCCCCGTCCATGTGAGCCGTTCTACGGTTACGGAGGCTACGGATATCACTACGCCACAGATAATGTGGAGTATTTGCCCTACCAGTACAGTGGATTTCCGGGACATGGTTTGGGATACGCTTTTGACTGTAATTCCTACGATGTGTACCCATACTATGGATCCAATAACTttctttattaa